The Methylomonas montana DNA window ACGTCGAGCAAGTCGACCTGTTGAGCGAGATCGGTCTGATCTGGGTGAAACTGCCGCAAGTGCGCGGCGGCGTGAGCAGCGACGACTTCTGGCTGTACTACGGCAACGCCAATGCACCGGATGGTTCCGACCCGAAAAACCTCTACGACGTGGCGCAAGGTTTGGTCTACCACTTCAAGGACGGCGAAGCGCTGCCGCAGGACGCCACCGCCTACGCCAGCCACGCCGCCGACTCCAAAGCCACGATTCAGCCGGCCGGTTGGATAGGTGCTGCGGCTCAATTCACCGGCACCGGACCATTGTCGATTAATCCCGCGCCGCAGTTGGTCATGGCGCCCGCCAAAGGCTGGACTTTTTCTACCTGGCTGAAGCTTGATCAGCCGCAGAACGCCGCCAGCCTGCTGGAAGCCCGCGAAGGCGCGAATGGTCTGGAATTGAGCATTCAAGGCACGGTGTTGAGCGCTAAGTGGTTAGCTGGCGCGAGCACCGCCTCGGTCAACCTGACCCTGGGCCGCTGGCAACATATTGCTGTGACCGCCAAGAGCGACAAACTAGAACTGTATGTCGATGGCGTATTGGCCGGCAATGCCGCCATTACGTTAGCCGCCGTTAACCCGACGATCAGCATCGGCCGCAACCTGGTGGGCCTACTCGACGAAGTGCAAATCGCCGCCACCGCCCGCAGTGCCGATTGGGTCAAGTTTGGCTTTCGCAGCCAAAGCCCGGACTTTTCGGTGTTGAGCTACGGCCAGGACGAAGCCGTTAGCAGCGGCGATGCCGGCCACTTCATGGTCATCGTCCAAAACGTCACCGTCGACGGCTGGGTGGTGATAGGTCTGACCCTGATCATGCTGATCGTTGCCGTGATCGTCATGGTCACCAAAACATTGGTCATTACTCGTGTCACGAAAGATAACAGAGCCTTCCTGGAAAAATATCGCCGGCTGGACTCGAACAAACTCGGCGAACTGGATCAGGACGAAACCAGCGACGAACAGGAATTGGCCGACTCGGACTTGTTGACCGCGCTGGTCGGCAAACACGACCATTTCCAAAGCTCGACCTTGTATCACCTGTACCACACGGCGATCCACGAGCTGAACAAGCTGCAAGGCGGTGCCGATCAGGTGGTGACCCGAGAAGCCTGGGATTACCTGCGCGTCAAGCTGGATAGCCAGATCGTCAGCGAAAGCCAACGCCTGAACAGCAACATGGTGTTACTGACCATCGCCATCGCCGGAGGGCCTTTCCTGGGGCTGCTCGGCACGGTGGTCGGGGTGATGATTACCTTTGCGGCGATCGCCGCCAGCGGCGACGTCAATATTAACGCCATCGCTCCCGGTATCGCCGCCGCGTTGCTGGCTACCGTCGCCGGTCTGGCCGTGGCGATCCCAGCCTTGTTTGCCTACAACTACCTGTTGACTCGGATTAAGGACATCACCGCCAGTATGCGGATGTTCGCCGACGAGTTTTTGGCCGTGTTGTCGATGCGCGCCGCCCGACAACAGCGCAGAGCCTAAGTCATGAAAGTCGAGGAAGAAGGCAAAATCTACGACGACATCAACATCACACCGATGCTGGACGTGGCCTATGTGCTGTTGCTGATTTTTATCATCATGACCACCGCCACCGTACAGGGCATCACCGTCAGTCTGCCCAAGGCCAGCAGCACGCCGTCCTTGTCCAAACCCAAAACCAAGGCCATCTCGATTACCCCGGACGGCAGCATCTATCTGGATACCTACCCGGTGTCGCTCCAGGAACTGGAAACCCGCCTGGCCCAATACAAAGCCGCCACCCCGGACTTACCGGTGGTGGTGAAAGCCGATGCCAGCGTGCAGTACCAGAAAGTCATCGAAGTGTTGGACGTGGTGACTCGGTTGCAGATTAGTCAGTTGGGGTTGGTGACGCAGAAGTTGGTGAAGTGAGGATGTTTTTGATTGCTACAGGTGTTGGAAGAAGTGTCGCTGACGCGAGGATGATTTTGAAGTCGGGTCTCGGCCCGACAGCCGAAATACTTTCGCTACGAAAACCATCCATGGTTTTCGCCCTTCGGGCCAGCCTTTGGCTGTTCAAATTCGTTCCTGACGAATTTGTGCGTGGCCAAAAGAAAGTATTCAAAGAAAAGGCCACCCGACATTCCGCCTTAATCCTGCGCGTCTCGCTTTTGGCGAGGGTTTTCGGAAGGGCCATCCCTGGCCCTCCGAAAACGCGCGGCATCCTTGCCGCGCCCCTGGCGGGCTGATCTTGCCAAAAGCTGCGATGCTCGGGGCGGAATAACGGGAAGCACCCTGTCCCGACACTTGAAAATATTGGGGATTTAGATGCGTACGGTGGGCACGATGAGTGCCCATGCGGCAGGCAGCCGAAGTGAAACAACAGCAGATATTGGGCTAGGACTGAATTGAGACCACGGGCGTTTGGGTCCCGTGACCACGAATGAACATAACGAGATGAAAAACAAATATGCCTGGCTGCGCCGATTGCCCTTGTTATTGGGGATTGGCTTGGGCCTCTTGATAGCGCTGGGAGTGTGGTGGTTGACGGAAAAGTTCGAGAAACCGCCGCAAACCAAGAAAGTGGCGCAACGGATCACGATGATCCAGCCGCCGCCGCTGCCGCCACCACCGCCCGAGCAAAAGCCGCCGCCGGAAGAAGTGAAAGAGGAAAAGATCGAAGAACCGGAGCCCGAGCCCGAACCGGAACCCGCGCCGGAGCAGGACCAGGCGCCGCCCGCGGAAGAGCTTGGGCTGGATGCCGACGGCGCAGCCGGCAGCGACGGCTTTGGTCTGGCGGCGCGCAAGGGCGGTCGATCGATATTAGGCGGCGGTGGCGGCAACGCCATTCTCTGGTACGGCGGCCAAATTCAGCGCCAGGTGGAGAACGGTTTGCAAAGTCTGCTGGCCGACAGCGCCGCGGGCAAGGCCGGTTACAGCGTCATTGTCGATGTCTGGATAGGCGCCGACGGCCGTGTCGACCGCAGCGAATTATCGTCCGGCAGCGGTAAGGCCGATGTCGATCAGGCCTTGCGCGCCGCGCTGCTAAGGCTAACAGCTAGCGTTGGCCGTCCGCCGCCGGAGAACATGCCGCAGCCGATTCGGATTCGGCTCATCTCAAGGGTGTAGGGGCTTCCTGGTTCCATGTGAGTATTGCCATGACAAACACTCCGGATTTTTAAGACTATTGATTAAGCGATAAACCACAATGAATACCGCAACGAAAAACCTGGTCCTGCTGCTGACCGGCAGCCTGGCTGTCACGACCGGCGCGGCGCAAGCCGCCGACGAGATAATCCCGGTCAAAAAATCCACCTTGATCAATCTGGTCGATTTGTTGGTGCAACGCGGCGTGATCAACAAAGACGAAGGGAATGGTCTGGTTAGCGCCGCCGAGCGGGAAGCCGCGGAAGCAGCCAGAACCGCGCAAGCCAGCGCGGCTCGCGGCAATGGCGGTAAAGCCGCGCCGGTCAGTGAGTTGTCCTCTGTCAATACCCCGGCGGGCGATGCTGCCGTCAATGCCGAGTGGGGCGGCGAGCCGGCCAGCGGCAAAACCAAGGCCGGTAAGATCAAGCATGTCGGCTATGTGCCGGAGTTCGTCAAAAAGGAAATTCGCGACCAGGTCCGTGCCGAGTTGAAAGCCGAGGTGTTGCAAGACGTCAAACAGGACGCCAAAACCGAAGGTTGGGGTATCCCCGGCGCCTTGCCGGAGTGGGTGGCGGCGATTCATCCCAGTTTCGATATGCGTGTGCGTTTTGCCGACGATTTCTACGCCAAGGATAACGAAGGCGGTGTCGATAATGTCGGCATCGATGCCGACGGCAATTTTTTCGGCCCCTACAACTGGCTTTCGATCAACCGGGCCGGCAATACCCCGCAAGGCGGCTTGAACCGGCAGGTGGCGTTAAACCCGAACGAAGCGATCCTGAATAATCAAAAAGACCGTTTGCGACTGCGGGAACGCTTTCGTCTGGGCTTTGAAGCCAATCTGGCCGAGGGTTTGAAGGCCGGCATTCGTTTCGCCACCAGCAATATCAACAACCCGGTGTCCAACGATCAGACCCTGGGCAATACCGGCCAGTCTTACCAGTTTGCGATCGACCGTTCTTATCTGCAATACGATTTCCTGGACGAGCGAAAAACCAACTGGTTCAGTCTGTACGCCGGGCGGATTATCAATCCCTTCGTCTCCACCGACGTGGTTTTCGACCCCGATCTGAGTTTCGAAGGGGTGGCCGGCAGTGTCCGCCTGCCGTTCAACCGGGGCAGTAATCAATTGGCCGGCTATCACGCGCCTAATCCGACCGCGCGTTTCGGCATCAATCAGGGGCAACAAACCCCCGACAGCCTGTTCCTGACCTTGGGTGTATTTCCGTTGCAGGACATCGACGTCTCGGTCAACGATAAATGGCTGTATGCCGGACAGCTCGGCGTCGACTGGTTGCTGTTCGACGATTCGCGGTTCAATGTCGCCGCGTCGTACTACGAATTCCAAAACGTCAACGCCCGCCCTAATCCGATCGGCAGCCATGCTTACGACTGGACCGCGCCGCAGTTCGTGCAGAAGGGCAATTCGATGGTGGCGATCACCGATGTCAACACCTTGAACGGCGTCTGCGACGATACGGTTGGCTGTTTGTTCGGCCTAGCCTCGGAGTTCAAAGTCTTCAATGCCACGGCAATGCTCGATTACGCCGGTTTCGCGCCGGCCCATGTGTTGCTGACCGCCGATTACGCCAAGAACTTGGGCTTCGACAGACAACGGATTGCCGCCGAGTTTCAGAACGGCATCGTTAACTACACCGATTCCGATCCCCGCACCACGGCTTATCAAATACGGGTCGATATCGGCCGGCCGGAGGTCCGGCGTTGGGCCGATTGGAGCGTCAATCTGGCCTATCGCTACGTGCAGCGCGATGCGGTGCTGGATGCCTTCACCGACTCGATCTTTCATTTGGGCGGTACCAACGCCAAGGGTTGGGTGGCTGGCGTGCAATACGGCTTGGCGCGCAATACCTGGCTGAACCTGCGTTGGTTAAGCTCCGATAGCATCGACGGTCCCAAATACAGTATCGACACCTTGAATGTCGATCTGAATGCCAGGTTTTAGGAGGCGGCGATGTTTAAACGAGTACCTTCCATGCCGATCTGTTTATCCTGTCTGATACTGGCGGCGTTGCTGGCGGGGGTGGAAAACAGCCGGGCCGAAGCCAAGGCGCCTGGCGGCGAGGCGATCAAGAAAGCGCAAGGCATCATCCGCCAACTGAGCCAGGAGAAAAGCATGCTGGAAGCCGAAAAAGCCGTCTGGCTGACGGAAAAAGCCACATTGGACGCCAAAGTCAAAAGTCTGGAAGCGGCGGTCGCCCGCTTGCAACGCTTACAGGCCGAAGTGGAACGCTATAAATCCGGCTTGGAAGCGGTCCGCGGCAATCTGGAAACGCAACTGGGCCAACAGCGCCAGCGCGAGCAGGCTTTGCTGCAAAAGCATAACGAGGTGGTGAGTAAGGCTCGCGACAGTAGCGACGACAACAATCTATTGGTGCAGGCCGTCAAGGAGCGCGAGCAATGGATCGCGCAATGCGGAGCGCTAAATCAAAAGCTGCGCAACGCCAATCTGGAGATCGTCAATCAATATAAGGAAAAAGGCTTGTGGCAGCAGTTAGCCGAGTTGGAGCCTTTAACCGGCATCGGCCAAGTGCAAACCGAGACGGCGGCGGAAGACTATCGCTATCGCTTGCAACAACTCAAGATTACGCCGTTCCAGGCTGGCACGGCCGGTGTGCAGGCGATTTCTCCGGCGAGCGACGGGGCCGAAGAGCCGGATCAGTCCGTGCCCGCCGTCGACGTGATTGCCGGTAAGCAGCCGCCGGAACAGGGTGGGTTGACGTCGGATAGCAGCGAGTCAGTGATGGCCGAGGAATCGGTCGAAACTGCTGTTGAGGCGGCTAGTCGTCGCCGTACCGCGCCCGGTGCCGGGACGCCGCGATGACGCGCAATGCTTTAACGGCTGCGATCGGCTTGATTCTGCACGGTGTTGTCGTTCAAGCGGCCGAACCGCCAGCGCAATCGGCTGACATTGCCGAGCAAAGGGCTCGCGAGCAGCAGCCGCGTTTCGATGTGCTGGATTACCAGATCGAAGGCAACAGCGTGCTGGATGACGAAGCGCTGGAGCGGGCCGTTTATCCGCATTTAGGGCCGGACAAAACCGTCGAGGACGTGGAAAAAGCCCGCGTTTCTTTGGAAGAAGCCTACCGCAATGCCGGCTATCCAACCGTGGTAGTGGCAATTCCCGAACAAGATGTCGACGGCGGCGCGGTGCGCTTGAGCGTGGTGGAAGGCACCATCGAGACCTTGCATGTCAGCGGTTCGCGCTATTATGCGCTGGGCAAGATCCGCGACGGTGTGCCGGCCCTGGCGGAGGGCCTGGTGCCGCATATGCCCAAAGTGCAGGAGCAGATGAATACGTTGGCCCAGCAGTCGGCCGACCGCAATGTCACGCCGATTTTTCGGGCCGGATCGACGCCAGGCAGAATGGAAGTGGAGCTGAAAGTCAAGGACGAATTGCCGCTGCACGGCAATCTCGAAATGAACAGCCGTAATTCCGAAAATACCAGTTATACCCGTTTATTGGGCTCGGTCCGCTACGATAACTTGTGGCAGCGTTTTCATAGCGTATCGCTGCAATACCAGGTGTCGCCGGAGCTTAGCGACGAAGTCAGCGTCTGGTCTGGCACCTATGTGTTGCCGACCGGTTGGGCCGATACCCGCCTGGCTCTATACGGTATCGGCATCAGCTCCAATACCCAACTCGGCGTCAGCGTCGGCGGCCTGTCGGTGGTCGGCGCCGGTTCGATCTACGGTGCTAGGCTGGTCAAACCTTTGGCCGCTTCGTCGGATAACATTCTGCATAGTCTGAGTTTGGGCTTCGATTACAAAAGCTTCGACCAACAGATCGCCAGCTTCACTGAAAATGCGCCGATCAGCTATGCCTCGTTCATGACCGGTTATGACGGCAGCCGGCGCAACGAGACCAGCGTGACGTCGCTGAGCTTGGCGGCTCACTTTTCGATTCGCGGTTTGGGTAACGACGCGCAACAGTTTGCCAACAAGCGTCTCGATGCCGAACCGAATTTTCTCTATCTGACCGGCGATCTCAAGCATCAGCAGCGCTTGCCATGGGATTTCCGGCTGTTGACCAGGGCAGGGGGGCAGGCCAGCATGTCATCCTTGATCAGCAACGAGCAGTTCTCGGCGGGCGGGCCGCTCAGCGTGCGCGGTTATCATCAAACCCAGCTGCTCGGTGACCACGGCGTCAACCTGTCGGTCGAATTGCAATCGCCGCATCTGCTGCCGGGGAAGTGGGAAGACAGCCAGAACCTGCGGTTGTTGAGCTTTTTTGATTGGGCCAATATCTGGACCAACAATCCCATTGCCCCCACCCCTGCCACGGCGCACCTGGCCTCCGCCGGCATCGGCTTGCGTACGCAATGGTTCAAGCATTTATTGGCCGAACTTGACTGGAGTTATCCGTTTTACCGGCAAAGTACGATCGATCAAGGTCAGCAACGTGTGGATTTTAGAATGGTGTATGAATTTTGAAGATCGAGCGCGGTCAACAAGAAAGTTTGCGCCTCTTGCCTAGTTAACTTGAGCCTACCGTAAATTCGTTATTTCCTGACGTATCCAGCCGTTTTCAAACGCCAATCACCCGCAAACGATATATTTTTTTTGATATATCGTTTGCAGATCAAAAAAACATTATTTCCTAAATCCATACAAATCACGCGGAAAAAATCAGATCGAGCACACATAGCCGGAATGTAGCTAATTGAAATTAAAGTCTGATCCTGTATCAGGAAAACCGTGCAAAAAGGCAAACGGTTGTACGGATCAATAATGGAAACCACAAACAGCCTCTATAGCCGGTAGACATGGGTTGACGATTGCTTTCGTTATGTCCTATTGTACATATCGTATTGTTATGGCCGTATTACATATCGATACTGCTCTCGCTCCTTGCGTCCAATTGGGAGCCGTTATTGCATTTTGCAGCAACCTGAGCAAGCAAGGATGCTGTGACAGGGAAATGTTTTGCCTTTATCCCGCCCTCTTTGGCGGGCGGGATAGGCAGAGCGGTCATGTCGACGGGGAAGAAGCCGTAAGAAGGGAAAACGGCCAGGGAAACCCAAACTGCCACACCAGCCGCAAGGCCGGGCCGGAAAGTCACGGGACTCTTATCAGAGTTGGCCGGATTGCCTCATTCGAGCACAGAGAGCCTTTAAACAAGGCTGAGTGATCGAACTAATGACCTTAATTTCATTTAACAGTTGCGCATGCGGAGCTTAGCCCAACTATAAGAGGATTCCAGATGAACCAATCGAAATTTACCCCATCCACCTTGGCGGCAGCAGTTGCCGCAGCACTGATGAGCCAGACGGATCTGGCAACGGCGGCGTCCACTCTGAGCGTAGAAGCCATCTCCGATACCTTTCTGACCAGCTATTCAGCTCAGGCCAACTCCAACATGTCCAGCTATGGGGCGATGATGATTTCCTCGCCGCAAGCCGATCTGGTACAGGGCATCAGCGAAGTTCGCACGATGGAAAATCTGGTGGCCTATAACACGGCGGCCATCAAATCCGGGTTCGATGCTCAGTACGGTGCGGGCAACTGGCATGTCACCGACGTACAGCTCAAGTGGTACACCAATTTCGACATACAAGGCGTGCCGGCCAACAATAACCAGTTCAACGTGCCTCATGCCGGTTTTTTCGGCGTTTCCTATTTCAGCGACGACAGTTGGTTCAATCCAGCAACAGCGGGACCAACAGGCCTGACCAATGCCAACCTGACCTGGACTTCGGTGTACGGCGCCGGCGGCGTATACAGCAACCTGTTTGCCGGCCAACAGGCCGCTGGAACCTTCTTTTATCCAACCGGCACCGTCAACGGCACCACCGATTGTTTTTCCGTGCCTGATTCATGCGCGCCGCGTTTTTGGGATTTGAGCCTGGCTTCCGGCTTGGTGAATGACATTCTGGCCGGCGACTATTTATCCTTCCACGGCTACGCGGCCGATGATCAAGTCGTTTATCTAATTAACCAACTCACTAAACCAGGCGCCCATCCGCAGATATTTGTCAGTGCCGAAGCCGGCCCGGCGGCCGTGCCGCTGCCTGGAGCCGTCTGGCTATTCCTGAGCGCCTTCCTGTCCGTCCTGGGCATTCCAAAACGACGCAGTGCGCTTAAGTAGTCTCGCTGCCTCGTTCTATCGATAACAGACCAGGATCACCGTCATGGGCTCCAATCCGGAAATTTCAGCATTTTTTGAAAAATCGACAATTGCGATCAGCCGAATTCCGGAATCTCAAAAGGCGTTGTGTTTGCCATCGGTAGCCCACTGTCGTCTTCCCGCGCCGCAATCCTGATGTTGCTGATTGCGGTACGGCCCATTTCCCAAGTATCAGTCTTGGCCAATCGCTTAAATTGCTTGTTATGAAGAGGTAATGATGAACATGGAAAGCACCGAAGTCACCGAACAGACGATAGCCGAACTGGTGCGCCGCTTCTACGAAAACGCAGCGGCCGATGAAAGGCTAAAGGCCATTTTCGACGGGGCCATCCATGATTGGGACCATCACCATCGCGTCGTCGAAAACTTTTGGTCGCGGACGCTGCTGAATACCGACCGCTATCAGGGCAGTCCTTACCCCATCCATACCCGTTTGCCGTTGCAGATCGAACACTTCGACATCTGGTTGGAATATTTTCGGCAAACGGCCAGGGAAGTATTGCCTGGGGAAGCCGCCGACCGCGCCATCGGCCGCGCCGAACATATGGCGGAAAGTTTCAAGGTCGGCATGTTCTTCGACTACAGCCCGGCGTCGACAACGTCTTGCGCCAAACCCGGCGATTGAGGCCTGCAGTAGTCTATGGGCCAGAACCCGCAATTTCCCGTTTTGAACCGGTTGCTCAGCGAAAGCATGCTAGCTATGCGCCAGC harbors:
- a CDS encoding energy transducer TonB family protein, with amino-acid sequence MKNKYAWLRRLPLLLGIGLGLLIALGVWWLTEKFEKPPQTKKVAQRITMIQPPPLPPPPPEQKPPPEEVKEEKIEEPEPEPEPEPAPEQDQAPPAEELGLDADGAAGSDGFGLAARKGGRSILGGGGGNAILWYGGQIQRQVENGLQSLLADSAAGKAGYSVIVDVWIGADGRVDRSELSSGSGKADVDQALRAALLRLTASVGRPPPENMPQPIRIRLISRV
- a CDS encoding ExbD/TolR family protein; the encoded protein is MKVEEEGKIYDDINITPMLDVAYVLLLIFIIMTTATVQGITVSLPKASSTPSLSKPKTKAISITPDGSIYLDTYPVSLQELETRLAQYKAATPDLPVVVKADASVQYQKVIEVLDVVTRLQISQLGLVTQKLVK
- a CDS encoding ShlB/FhaC/HecB family hemolysin secretion/activation protein; the encoded protein is MTRNALTAAIGLILHGVVVQAAEPPAQSADIAEQRAREQQPRFDVLDYQIEGNSVLDDEALERAVYPHLGPDKTVEDVEKARVSLEEAYRNAGYPTVVVAIPEQDVDGGAVRLSVVEGTIETLHVSGSRYYALGKIRDGVPALAEGLVPHMPKVQEQMNTLAQQSADRNVTPIFRAGSTPGRMEVELKVKDELPLHGNLEMNSRNSENTSYTRLLGSVRYDNLWQRFHSVSLQYQVSPELSDEVSVWSGTYVLPTGWADTRLALYGIGISSNTQLGVSVGGLSVVGAGSIYGARLVKPLAASSDNILHSLSLGFDYKSFDQQIASFTENAPISYASFMTGYDGSRRNETSVTSLSLAAHFSIRGLGNDAQQFANKRLDAEPNFLYLTGDLKHQQRLPWDFRLLTRAGGQASMSSLISNEQFSAGGPLSVRGYHQTQLLGDHGVNLSVELQSPHLLPGKWEDSQNLRLLSFFDWANIWTNNPIAPTPATAHLASAGIGLRTQWFKHLLAELDWSYPFYRQSTIDQGQQRVDFRMVYEF
- a CDS encoding putative porin; protein product: MNTATKNLVLLLTGSLAVTTGAAQAADEIIPVKKSTLINLVDLLVQRGVINKDEGNGLVSAAEREAAEAARTAQASAARGNGGKAAPVSELSSVNTPAGDAAVNAEWGGEPASGKTKAGKIKHVGYVPEFVKKEIRDQVRAELKAEVLQDVKQDAKTEGWGIPGALPEWVAAIHPSFDMRVRFADDFYAKDNEGGVDNVGIDADGNFFGPYNWLSINRAGNTPQGGLNRQVALNPNEAILNNQKDRLRLRERFRLGFEANLAEGLKAGIRFATSNINNPVSNDQTLGNTGQSYQFAIDRSYLQYDFLDERKTNWFSLYAGRIINPFVSTDVVFDPDLSFEGVAGSVRLPFNRGSNQLAGYHAPNPTARFGINQGQQTPDSLFLTLGVFPLQDIDVSVNDKWLYAGQLGVDWLLFDDSRFNVAASYYEFQNVNARPNPIGSHAYDWTAPQFVQKGNSMVAITDVNTLNGVCDDTVGCLFGLASEFKVFNATAMLDYAGFAPAHVLLTADYAKNLGFDRQRIAAEFQNGIVNYTDSDPRTTAYQIRVDIGRPEVRRWADWSVNLAYRYVQRDAVLDAFTDSIFHLGGTNAKGWVAGVQYGLARNTWLNLRWLSSDSIDGPKYSIDTLNVDLNARF
- a CDS encoding group III truncated hemoglobin codes for the protein MMNMESTEVTEQTIAELVRRFYENAAADERLKAIFDGAIHDWDHHHRVVENFWSRTLLNTDRYQGSPYPIHTRLPLQIEHFDIWLEYFRQTAREVLPGEAADRAIGRAEHMAESFKVGMFFDYSPASTTSCAKPGD
- a CDS encoding coiled-coil domain-containing protein — encoded protein: MFKRVPSMPICLSCLILAALLAGVENSRAEAKAPGGEAIKKAQGIIRQLSQEKSMLEAEKAVWLTEKATLDAKVKSLEAAVARLQRLQAEVERYKSGLEAVRGNLETQLGQQRQREQALLQKHNEVVSKARDSSDDNNLLVQAVKEREQWIAQCGALNQKLRNANLEIVNQYKEKGLWQQLAELEPLTGIGQVQTETAAEDYRYRLQQLKITPFQAGTAGVQAISPASDGAEEPDQSVPAVDVIAGKQPPEQGGLTSDSSESVMAEESVETAVEAASRRRTAPGAGTPR
- a CDS encoding DUF2341 domain-containing protein, with the protein product MTHNALKWALSLFLLPSLCLAWWNDDWSSRRQLAVDAAATGADIQETLSDVPILVRLHAGNFGYFVELAENGRDFRFLKDDKTPLVYDVEQVDLLSEIGLIWVKLPQVRGGVSSDDFWLYYGNANAPDGSDPKNLYDVAQGLVYHFKDGEALPQDATAYASHAADSKATIQPAGWIGAAAQFTGTGPLSINPAPQLVMAPAKGWTFSTWLKLDQPQNAASLLEAREGANGLELSIQGTVLSAKWLAGASTASVNLTLGRWQHIAVTAKSDKLELYVDGVLAGNAAITLAAVNPTISIGRNLVGLLDEVQIAATARSADWVKFGFRSQSPDFSVLSYGQDEAVSSGDAGHFMVIVQNVTVDGWVVIGLTLIMLIVAVIVMVTKTLVITRVTKDNRAFLEKYRRLDSNKLGELDQDETSDEQELADSDLLTALVGKHDHFQSSTLYHLYHTAIHELNKLQGGADQVVTREAWDYLRVKLDSQIVSESQRLNSNMVLLTIAIAGGPFLGLLGTVVGVMITFAAIAASGDVNINAIAPGIAAALLATVAGLAVAIPALFAYNYLLTRIKDITASMRMFADEFLAVLSMRAARQQRRA